One window of Mediterraneibacter butyricigenes genomic DNA carries:
- a CDS encoding bacteriohemerythrin: MTNITFDDNLITGNDTIDAQHEELIHRIQQFVTACESGDSKIKAIKMLDYLDEYTNFHFQEEEQLQREVSYPELARHQEKHEEFKKSIRELYDFLNENEGPNEQFTEQVKVNVVDWLFHHIKTFDRSVAEYIHLNDNPDRL; the protein is encoded by the coding sequence ATGACGAACATTACATTTGATGATAATTTAATTACAGGAAATGATACCATCGACGCACAGCATGAAGAATTAATTCATCGGATTCAGCAGTTCGTAACTGCCTGTGAATCCGGTGACAGCAAAATAAAAGCAATCAAAATGCTAGATTATCTGGATGAATATACGAATTTCCATTTTCAGGAAGAAGAACAGTTGCAAAGAGAAGTCTCCTATCCTGAACTTGCCAGACATCAGGAAAAGCACGAAGAATTTAAAAAATCTATCCGGGAATTATATGATTTCTTAAACGAAAACGAAGGACCAAATGAGCAATTTACAGAACAGGTAAAAGTCAATGTCGTTGACTGGCTGTTCCATCATATTAAAACATTTGACCGTTCTGTTGCTGAATATATTCATCTCAATGATAATCCTGACAGATTATAA
- a CDS encoding flavin reductase encodes MNNKAMYNLSYGLFALTTRENDKDNGCIVNTVTQVTTSPNRILVAVNKKNYTHDMILRTGEFNVSILTEHTSFDTFKHWGFQSGADIDKALGIPFKRSANQIIYLPEETNTYISAKVISTTDLGTHTLFLADVTDAEVLSNDPSVTYSYYQQHIKPAPEQTSKKGYVCTICGYIYEDDPLPEDFICPICKHPASDFKPL; translated from the coding sequence ATGAACAACAAAGCAATGTATAACTTGTCTTACGGACTTTTTGCATTAACCACACGCGAAAACGACAAGGATAACGGCTGTATTGTAAACACAGTCACACAGGTCACTACTTCTCCAAATCGGATTCTTGTTGCTGTGAATAAAAAAAATTATACGCACGACATGATTTTACGAACCGGTGAATTTAACGTTTCTATCCTGACGGAACACACTTCCTTTGATACGTTTAAGCACTGGGGGTTTCAGAGTGGTGCGGATATAGATAAAGCGCTCGGCATTCCCTTCAAACGTTCGGCAAATCAGATCATCTATCTGCCGGAAGAAACCAATACCTATATCAGTGCGAAAGTGATCTCCACCACCGATCTCGGTACACACACTTTATTCCTGGCCGATGTGACAGATGCAGAAGTGTTATCCAATGATCCGTCCGTAACATATAGCTATTACCAGCAGCACATCAAACCGGCACCAGAGCAAACTTCTAAAAAAGGCTATGTCTGTACTATATGTGGCTATATCTACGAGGACGATCCATTACCGGAAGACTTTATCTGCCCAATTTGCAAGCACCCGGCCTCTGATTTCAAACCTTTATAA